The following proteins are encoded in a genomic region of Arcobacter cloacae:
- a CDS encoding GNAT family N-acetyltransferase, with amino-acid sequence MKNSLNKSNITLRIAQEIELDKFKTDLQEAFRISAEKEFGHALDEPIPSDLDFEDTVNYAGAIVYQVLLDENIVGGAIVAIDKVTQHNKLLLFFIATNCHSKGVGYEAWKAIEKKHPKTKVWETTTPYFEKRNIHFYVNKCGFKIVEYFSKYHPDPNQKSDSNFDEQDDEMFKFEKQM; translated from the coding sequence ATGAAAAATAGTCTGAATAAATCAAATATAACTCTTAGAATTGCTCAAGAAATTGAGCTTGATAAATTTAAAACAGATTTACAAGAAGCATTTAGAATATCAGCAGAAAAGGAATTTGGACATGCTTTAGATGAACCAATTCCTTCTGATTTGGATTTTGAAGATACTGTTAATTATGCTGGTGCTATTGTGTATCAAGTACTTTTAGATGAAAATATCGTTGGTGGAGCTATTGTAGCTATAGATAAAGTAACTCAACACAATAAACTACTACTATTTTTTATAGCAACCAATTGTCATAGTAAAGGTGTTGGATATGAAGCTTGGAAAGCAATAGAAAAAAAGCATCCAAAAACAAAGGTATGGGAAACAACTACTCCTTATTTTGAAAAAAGAAATATTCATTTTTATGTGAATAAATGTGGTTTTAAAATTGTGGAATATTTTAGTAAATATCATCCTGACCCAAATCAAAAATCAGATTCTAATTTTGATGAGCAAGATGATGAGATGTTTAAGTTTGAAAAACAAATGTAA
- a CDS encoding TetR/AcrR family transcriptional regulator: MPKIVNSSEKIDFICEKAYEEFIKNGVNNFSLNKFIESLNMSKGQFYHYFKTKEELIFEVIDKKSEKFFIDTEKKINEAQTFSQKLLALFSFYLVLSDPENKSFDKLMKDTFYMYLNIENEFIKQKNAECYDYLFSSTNEIFNEMIAKKTLNENAKKFIPSLIATADGMYLQSITLENYNLKENLIDYIKMLEDLLKR; encoded by the coding sequence ATGCCAAAAATAGTTAATTCTAGTGAAAAAATTGATTTTATATGTGAAAAAGCCTATGAAGAATTTATAAAAAATGGAGTAAACAATTTTTCTTTAAATAAATTTATTGAATCTTTAAATATGTCAAAAGGGCAGTTTTATCATTATTTCAAAACAAAAGAAGAGTTGATTTTTGAAGTAATTGATAAAAAAAGTGAAAAATTTTTTATTGATACAGAAAAAAAGATAAATGAAGCTCAAACATTTTCGCAAAAACTTTTAGCTCTTTTTTCTTTTTATTTAGTTTTATCAGACCCTGAAAACAAATCTTTTGATAAATTAATGAAAGATACATTTTATATGTATTTAAATATTGAAAATGAATTTATAAAACAAAAAAATGCCGAGTGTTACGATTATTTATTTAGTTCGACAAATGAAATATTTAACGAAATGATTGCGAAAAAAACTTTAAATGAAAATGCTAAAAAATTCATTCCAAGCCTTATCGCAACTGCTGATGGTATGTATTTACAATCTATCACTTTAGAAAACTACAATCTAAAAGAAAATCTAATTGATTATATTAAAATGTTAGAAGATTTATTAAAAAGATAA
- a CDS encoding YwbE family protein translates to MNDGKKRINIKAGLKVNIILKEDQRTGKLTSGIVKNILTNSPIHPHGIKVRLQDGQVGRVQEILH, encoded by the coding sequence ATGAATGATGGCAAAAAAAGAATAAATATAAAAGCTGGTTTAAAAGTTAATATTATTCTAAAAGAAGACCAAAGAACTGGAAAACTTACAAGTGGAATTGTAAAAAATATACTTACAAATTCACCTATTCATCCACACGGAATAAAAGTGCGACTTCAAGATGGGCAAGTTGGAAGAGTTCAAGAGATATTACATTAA
- a CDS encoding FKBP-type peptidyl-prolyl cis-trans isomerase — protein sequence MSIQINQTVKIMFEVKVDGIVVDGSRSNKPFEFQFGVGQVIAGLEKRIMNMKAGEATQFIVPASEAYGEYDPAGVQTLPIEQFEGIKDLKVGMQIQAEDENDQPIQFIIKQIGEKEVTVDFNHPLAGKDLEYKVKIDSLL from the coding sequence ATGTCAATACAAATTAATCAAACAGTAAAAATAATGTTTGAAGTAAAAGTTGATGGAATAGTTGTAGATGGAAGTAGAAGTAATAAACCTTTTGAATTTCAATTTGGTGTTGGACAGGTAATCGCTGGACTTGAAAAAAGAATAATGAATATGAAAGCAGGAGAAGCAACTCAATTTATAGTTCCAGCTTCAGAAGCTTATGGCGAATATGACCCAGCAGGTGTTCAAACTCTACCTATCGAACAATTTGAAGGAATTAAAGATTTAAAAGTTGGTATGCAAATTCAAGCTGAGGATGAAAATGACCAACCAATTCAATTTATAATAAAACAGATAGGTGAAAAAGAAGTAACAGTTGATTTTAACCATCCATTAGCTGGAAAAGATTTAGAATATAAAGTAAAAATTGATTCACTTTTATAA
- a CDS encoding efflux RND transporter permease subunit, with protein sequence MFEKLLRFFVENSRMNYTLFILVFAIGIWSYTKTPKEIFPNFDLDMISIRGSYSGASVDILDKMAVSQIEDKIKNFDSIDTMSTIISPGRFTIVIELKKGFNKYVESDKIKDAITLIKSNLPSDMDEPSVNTLDRSRSLVDVSVTSKKYSINELKPFADDLKSKFLTINGINEITVFGDSDKYFEVLLDEKKINALKLNKNDVFSVISNLSYIFPIGKIEDPKKHYYISTYNGAKNAEDFANTLVKISGKSIYLKDIALISKTYEESSTLYSFNGQNALSLEIIQADNADAIKIVENIKKMLPEIQKNNPDINVSIADDNSERIIDRLNVVTSNILLGIILITILVALLINARMSFIIAVGIPTSFVIAAVYMYLSGYTINMISLVGVLIAIGIVVDDAIVVSENIQQHIEEGYSPKEAAIMGAKEMVKPVTIASLTTLFSFLPILMISGTMGEVMKLIPIALSALVVASLIESFIFLPIHAAHVLKTGSKVTSWEKANKVYNKIIHFFMNWKKTFITIFLIAVPILTFKFISDSRFQMFPQFDSTDVKITLKANANTTLEEAFKIVSSIEADLLEKSDEFFIRNVNSVAGFRRDVGNNTENFPYAMYMTVELQKLKEMNILDKYITPNLSFYYDKEGRTREEASKDISKKLKDYINNKDYKSKFNLDEIEVLERRVGPVKSDIQIGIITADNQKAINSIERLDEEIRKIEGIKSSSNSLKFGIEEIKIKINPYGEQLGLTESFIGNYLSNLYLLKKKAVSFDEEEMLDIKIKSLQKDDFEAFKSTKIPLNDGTFVNLYEVVELNTIKAFEQLIKDNGIKNFYVFANVNPEIITASEVLKKLEPLLDEIKESGVKVVLKGEAEKNADLRRDMLLATALALVLIMLSMLYLFNSFRETFIVMSVIPFSILGVLIGHQVMGMNLSMPSMIGALGLAGVVINDGIIMMTYLKKAKTMDEIFQRATKRFRPIIITTVTTVVGMLSLILFPSGEAVIFQPIAIALGFGLAWGTVLNLIYLPVLYTLTHKLRKVPKEN encoded by the coding sequence ATGTTTGAAAAGCTTTTAAGATTTTTCGTTGAAAACTCTCGTATGAACTACACTCTATTTATTTTAGTTTTTGCTATTGGAATATGGTCTTATACAAAAACACCCAAAGAGATTTTTCCAAATTTTGATTTAGATATGATTTCAATAAGAGGTTCTTATAGTGGAGCTAGTGTTGATATTTTAGACAAAATGGCTGTTTCTCAAATAGAAGATAAAATCAAAAATTTTGACTCTATTGATACTATGTCTACGATTATTAGTCCAGGAAGATTTACTATTGTAATAGAGTTAAAAAAAGGGTTTAATAAATATGTAGAATCTGACAAAATAAAAGATGCAATAACTTTAATAAAATCAAATCTACCTTCTGATATGGATGAACCTTCCGTTAATACCCTAGATAGAAGTAGGTCTTTAGTCGATGTTTCAGTTACTTCAAAAAAATATTCAATCAATGAATTAAAACCTTTTGCTGATGATTTAAAAAGTAAATTTTTAACAATAAATGGAATAAATGAGATTACAGTTTTTGGTGATTCTGATAAATATTTTGAAGTTTTACTAGATGAAAAAAAGATAAATGCTTTAAAATTAAATAAAAATGATGTTTTTTCAGTAATTTCAAATCTATCATATATTTTTCCAATTGGAAAAATTGAAGACCCCAAAAAACACTACTATATCTCCACTTATAATGGAGCAAAAAATGCTGAAGATTTTGCAAATACTTTAGTAAAAATATCAGGAAAATCAATATATCTAAAAGATATAGCTTTGATTTCAAAAACATATGAAGAGTCATCAACTCTTTACTCTTTTAATGGACAAAATGCTTTATCTTTAGAGATTATACAAGCAGATAATGCAGATGCTATTAAAATAGTTGAAAATATCAAAAAAATGCTTCCAGAAATTCAAAAAAATAATCCTGATATAAATGTTTCAATAGCAGATGATAATAGTGAAAGAATAATTGATAGATTAAATGTTGTAACGTCAAATATCCTATTAGGAATTATATTAATTACTATTTTAGTGGCTCTTTTAATAAATGCTAGAATGTCATTTATTATAGCAGTTGGTATTCCAACTTCATTTGTAATTGCAGCTGTTTATATGTATCTATCTGGCTATACAATAAATATGATTTCTTTAGTTGGTGTTTTAATAGCTATTGGTATTGTTGTTGATGATGCTATTGTTGTTAGTGAAAATATCCAACAACACATCGAAGAGGGTTATTCTCCAAAAGAAGCAGCTATTATGGGTGCTAAAGAGATGGTAAAACCCGTAACTATAGCTTCACTTACAACACTATTTTCTTTTTTACCAATTTTAATGATTAGTGGAACAATGGGAGAAGTTATGAAACTAATTCCAATAGCCCTAAGTGCTTTGGTTGTGGCTTCTTTGATAGAATCATTTATTTTTCTTCCAATTCATGCAGCTCATGTATTAAAAACAGGTTCAAAGGTTACTTCATGGGAAAAAGCAAACAAAGTTTATAACAAGATTATTCATTTTTTCATGAATTGGAAAAAAACTTTTATTACTATTTTCCTAATTGCAGTTCCTATTTTAACTTTTAAATTTATAAGCGATTCAAGATTTCAAATGTTTCCACAATTTGATTCAACTGATGTAAAAATAACTTTAAAAGCGAATGCAAATACAACTTTAGAAGAAGCCTTTAAAATAGTAAGTTCTATCGAAGCTGATTTATTAGAAAAAAGTGATGAATTTTTTATTAGAAATGTTAATTCAGTTGCTGGTTTTAGAAGAGATGTTGGAAATAATACAGAGAATTTCCCTTATGCTATGTATATGACTGTTGAACTTCAAAAACTAAAAGAGATGAATATATTAGATAAATATATAACTCCAAATTTAAGTTTTTATTATGATAAAGAAGGAAGAACAAGAGAAGAAGCTTCAAAAGATATCTCAAAAAAATTGAAAGATTATATAAATAATAAAGATTATAAGTCAAAATTTAATCTTGATGAAATTGAAGTTTTAGAAAGAAGAGTAGGACCTGTAAAATCTGATATTCAAATAGGAATAATAACAGCAGATAACCAAAAAGCTATAAATTCAATAGAAAGATTAGATGAAGAGATAAGAAAAATAGAAGGGATAAAATCCTCTTCAAACTCTTTAAAATTTGGAATTGAAGAGATAAAAATAAAAATAAATCCTTATGGTGAACAATTAGGACTTACTGAATCATTTATAGGAAATTATCTTTCAAATTTATATTTATTAAAAAAGAAAGCTGTATCTTTTGATGAAGAAGAGATGCTTGATATAAAAATAAAATCTTTGCAAAAAGATGATTTTGAAGCTTTTAAAAGTACCAAAATTCCTTTAAATGATGGAACTTTTGTGAACTTATATGAAGTTGTGGAATTAAATACAATAAAAGCCTTTGAACAATTAATAAAAGATAATGGAATAAAAAACTTCTATGTTTTTGCAAATGTTAATCCTGAAATTATCACAGCAAGTGAAGTTTTAAAAAAATTAGAACCTTTATTAGATGAGATTAAAGAAAGTGGAGTAAAAGTAGTTTTAAAAGGTGAAGCTGAAAAAAATGCTGATTTAAGAAGAGATATGCTTTTAGCAACAGCTCTTGCATTGGTTTTAATCATGCTTTCTATGCTTTATTTATTCAACTCATTTAGAGAAACTTTCATTGTTATGAGTGTAATACCTTTTTCAATATTGGGTGTTTTAATAGGTCATCAAGTTATGGGGATGAATCTATCTATGCCTTCTATGATTGGAGCTTTAGGACTCGCAGGGGTTGTTATAAATGATGGAATTATCATGATGACTTACCTTAAAAAAGCAAAAACAATGGACGAAATATTCCAAAGAGCAACTAAAAGATTTAGACCTATTATCATTACAACAGTAACAACTGTTGTTGGAATGTTATCTTTGATTTTATTCCCAAGTGGAGAAGCTGTAATATTTCAACCTATTGCTATCGCTCTTGGATTTGGACTTGCGTGGGGAACAGTTTTAAATCTGATTTATCTACCTGTTTTATATACCCTAACTCATAAATTAAGAAAAGTACCTAAAGAAAATTAG
- a CDS encoding addiction module protein yields the protein MSINELLEQALTLNVNDRTKLIDELFKSIDKPDEEIDQIWADEADKRLEAYRKGELKAVPMEDIFK from the coding sequence ATGAGTATAAATGAATTATTAGAACAAGCCTTAACATTGAATGTAAATGATAGAACAAAACTTATTGATGAGCTTTTTAAAAGTATAGATAAGCCTGATGAAGAGATAGACCAAATCTGGGCAGATGAAGCTGATAAAAGATTGGAAGCTTATCGAAAAGGTGAACTTAAAGCTGTTCCTATGGAAGATATATTTAAATAA
- a CDS encoding type II toxin-antitoxin system RelE/ParE family toxin, with protein sequence MKILFLEIAEQEFYDSQEYYEEQQTNLGNKFKNEVYNTLKRIQKFPNMFIKVKKDVRKCIVNKFPFNILYSVENDYILVIAISHHHRSPDYWVDRI encoded by the coding sequence ATGAAAATTTTATTTTTAGAAATTGCCGAACAAGAGTTTTATGATTCACAAGAATATTATGAAGAACAGCAAACTAACTTAGGTAATAAGTTTAAAAATGAAGTATATAACACCTTAAAAAGAATTCAAAAATTTCCTAATATGTTTATTAAAGTAAAAAAAGATGTTAGAAAATGTATTGTAAATAAATTTCCTTTTAATATTTTATATTCTGTGGAAAATGATTATATTTTAGTTATTGCAATATCTCATCATCATAGAAGTCCTGATTATTGGGTTGATAGAATATAG
- a CDS encoding HP0729 family protein produces the protein MKNLIILYNPYYQNDVIEQHLKVLIENQKVAFGKVKSKLKNTEHSFQDELEKIYKNVDESNHLQLFLTDYSSIYVAKVVAVSNDDLYDLAPTYYKEKNLEVETWYVITDICEIVKNDFEKTRDEILANFTTTNFGNHTYAVYGNSYVYPLIVDMKYEINYFDCEDEEFRFYPDIFKSQKFLNIKQNLIDYSFGSKYIYNLHPNSLSNIISSEIELQEHKLDNTYDFSSIVIKYSKTLEQEIYLFVKTLFKFLIDKNPNIQNIPYSVQGRDYVVQDIFNHKPNFGTYKFLLKDEKLKETIELNLEKIESFFVQKKLINYIYYIQEIRNETVHDKPATLNDAKSLRDKILGIAQESILIELVK, from the coding sequence ATGAAAAACCTAATAATCCTATACAACCCATACTACCAAAATGATGTAATAGAACAACATCTAAAAGTCTTGATTGAAAATCAAAAAGTAGCTTTTGGAAAAGTAAAATCAAAACTAAAAAATACAGAACATAGTTTTCAAGATGAATTAGAAAAAATATATAAAAATGTAGATGAGTCAAATCATCTACAACTATTTTTGACCGATTATTCAAGTATCTATGTTGCAAAAGTTGTAGCTGTTTCAAATGATGATTTGTATGATTTAGCACCAACTTACTATAAAGAAAAAAATCTTGAAGTTGAAACTTGGTATGTTATAACTGATATTTGTGAAATAGTAAAAAATGATTTTGAAAAAACAAGAGATGAAATCCTAGCAAACTTCACCACTACTAACTTTGGAAATCACACTTATGCAGTTTATGGGAATAGTTATGTTTATCCTTTAATTGTAGATATGAAATATGAGATAAATTATTTTGATTGTGAAGATGAAGAATTTAGATTTTATCCTGATATTTTTAAATCTCAAAAGTTTTTGAATATTAAACAAAATCTTATAGATTATAGCTTTGGCTCAAAATATATCTATAATCTTCACCCAAATAGTTTAAGTAATATCATATCTTCTGAAATTGAATTACAAGAACATAAACTTGATAATACCTATGATTTTAGTAGTATTGTTATTAAATATAGTAAAACTTTAGAGCAAGAAATTTACCTTTTTGTAAAAACTCTTTTCAAATTTCTAATAGATAAAAATCCAAATATTCAAAATATTCCTTATAGTGTTCAAGGAAGAGATTATGTAGTTCAAGATATATTTAACCATAAACCAAATTTTGGAACTTACAAATTTCTTCTAAAAGATGAAAAGCTAAAAGAAACAATAGAACTAAACCTAGAAAAAATAGAAAGTTTTTTTGTGCAAAAGAAACTAATAAATTATATTTATTATATTCAAGAAATTAGAAATGAAACAGTTCATGATAAACCAGCAACTTTAAATGATGCAAAAAGTTTAAGAGATAAGATTTTAGGCATTGCACAAGAGAGTATTTTAATAGAACTTGTTAAGTAA
- a CDS encoding bifunctional diguanylate cyclase/phosphodiesterase yields MSLSKQLYIIIAIIFFMIFTGNFLISVKNTKEYLEVESITKAQDTATSLGMSLKNLLKDKTNPEIESVINAISNSGFYKEIRLEDVLFTVKESEIIKASKDLDNSIWKITNLKVDEKIGRIEINTLSDDFEKELLALMNPTVDSSLETEEIKIKKNPSENIYHFIPNIDSHGDTKVTFNFTASNKDKTIETSSTLTLNKVLVQVSRDIKFDSVPQWFIDLIPINLEEQSSEINDGWKTSAIIFVSANPGEAYDKLYEQVKSAIIYAIIAFIISMIILFIFVQYLLKPLKKLEKLANDIAIGKFGKIEKLPWTTEIKAVAIAFNDMSSKIEAIINRLNNTLENLTRKLSLDEVTGLNLKQTFETDMKQMFIHKSTGYIFVIKIFDLASFAKSHTNTEVNQFIKKFANILETTKLNNNSKITAYRFFGSEFALIAQNFTYENAVEFTKLLQKNFESLSLEFNKKDLVHIGATPFNPIGTTPEILQSANQAYEKATLIGQNEFFITDTNELVKDMQSWREFIFDIIDNAKFDVKYIGECKKLDESNQNVVMEEAFTSIKDKDGRNVAIGTFVSIAEKYEKIVDFDKKVIEKVIEHILMDNIKHDISINLSLESINNTAFIAWLEKKLIEHKTIASQLVFSATAYAVAKDVDKFKFFVDEMHKYGAKVIIKRFETKFIPLNNIKDFNLDYIRLARDYTCEISNDPSKQSFVESICELATLLNIKVFAENVQKDEDFEFIKKHNLYAASR; encoded by the coding sequence ATGTCTTTGTCTAAACAACTATATATAATCATAGCGATAATATTTTTTATGATTTTTACGGGTAATTTTTTAATTAGTGTAAAAAATACAAAAGAGTATTTAGAAGTTGAATCAATAACAAAAGCTCAAGATACTGCAACTTCATTGGGAATGAGTCTAAAAAATCTTTTAAAAGATAAAACAAATCCTGAAATAGAATCAGTTATAAATGCCATTTCAAATAGTGGATTTTATAAAGAGATAAGATTAGAAGATGTTTTATTTACAGTAAAAGAGAGCGAAATAATCAAAGCTTCAAAAGATTTAGATAACTCTATTTGGAAAATCACAAATTTAAAAGTTGATGAAAAAATAGGAAGAATAGAGATAAATACTTTAAGTGATGATTTCGAAAAAGAGTTATTAGCTTTGATGAATCCAACTGTAGATTCTAGTTTAGAAACTGAAGAGATAAAAATTAAAAAAAATCCTAGTGAAAATATATATCATTTTATCCCAAATATAGATTCTCATGGTGATACAAAAGTTACTTTTAATTTCACAGCATCTAACAAAGACAAAACTATCGAAACATCATCTACACTTACTTTAAATAAAGTTTTAGTGCAAGTATCAAGGGATATAAAGTTTGATTCAGTTCCTCAATGGTTTATTGATTTAATTCCTATTAATTTAGAAGAACAATCAAGTGAAATAAATGATGGATGGAAAACAAGTGCTATTATATTTGTAAGTGCAAATCCAGGGGAAGCTTATGATAAACTTTATGAACAAGTAAAAAGTGCAATTATTTATGCAATTATTGCTTTTATTATATCAATGATTATTCTATTTATATTTGTTCAATATCTTTTAAAACCACTTAAAAAACTAGAAAAACTTGCAAATGATATAGCAATTGGAAAGTTTGGAAAAATAGAAAAACTTCCTTGGACAACTGAAATAAAAGCTGTTGCAATTGCATTTAATGATATGTCAAGTAAAATTGAAGCTATTATAAATAGACTAAATAATACTTTAGAAAATCTAACAAGAAAACTCTCTTTAGATGAAGTAACTGGATTAAATCTAAAACAAACTTTTGAAACTGATATGAAACAGATGTTTATCCATAAATCAACTGGTTATATCTTTGTTATTAAGATTTTTGATTTAGCATCTTTTGCAAAATCTCATACAAATACTGAAGTAAATCAATTTATCAAAAAGTTTGCAAATATCCTAGAGACTACAAAATTAAATAATAACTCTAAAATAACTGCTTATAGATTTTTTGGTTCAGAGTTTGCTTTGATTGCACAAAACTTTACTTATGAAAATGCTGTTGAATTTACAAAATTATTACAAAAGAACTTTGAAAGTTTATCTTTAGAGTTTAATAAAAAAGATTTAGTTCATATTGGAGCAACTCCATTTAATCCAATAGGAACAACACCTGAAATTTTACAAAGTGCAAATCAAGCTTATGAAAAAGCAACTTTAATAGGGCAAAATGAGTTCTTTATAACAGATACAAATGAACTTGTAAAAGATATGCAAAGCTGGAGAGAGTTTATTTTTGATATTATTGATAATGCTAAATTTGATGTAAAATATATAGGTGAATGCAAAAAACTAGATGAATCAAATCAAAATGTTGTTATGGAAGAGGCATTTACAAGTATTAAAGATAAAGATGGTAGAAATGTAGCTATTGGAACATTTGTTTCTATTGCTGAAAAATATGAAAAAATTGTTGATTTTGATAAAAAAGTTATTGAAAAAGTAATAGAACATATTTTGATGGATAACATAAAACATGATATTTCTATAAATTTATCTTTAGAATCTATAAATAATACTGCATTTATTGCATGGTTAGAGAAAAAACTTATTGAACATAAAACTATTGCTTCTCAACTTGTATTTAGTGCTACTGCTTATGCTGTTGCAAAAGATGTTGATAAATTTAAATTCTTTGTTGATGAAATGCACAAATATGGAGCAAAAGTTATTATAAAACGATTTGAAACTAAATTTATACCACTTAATAATATAAAAGATTTCAATTTAGATTATATAAGGCTTGCAAGAGATTATACTTGTGAAATAAGCAATGACCCTTCTAAACAAAGTTTTGTTGAATCTATTTGTGAATTAGCAACTCTTTTAAATATTAAAGTTTTTGCAGAAAATGTTCAAAAAGATGAAGATTTTGAATTTATAAAAAAACATAACCTATACGCAGCAAGTAGATAA
- a CDS encoding transglutaminase-like cysteine peptidase — MKKMFLVSFFLIPLLSLFVTASKNFHISPAQLTQIEKKYGQSAKQRVEQWDLMIESSKNESTLNKLKNVNDFFNKIPYKTDLAHWKQKDYWATPIEFMGTGAGDCEDYAIAKYFSLIKLGIPEDKLRITYVTYRKLNSKYEEAHMVLTYYHKVGAEPIVLDNINKSLQPASKRPDLKPVYSFNASGLWQAKTKGESRVGNNNLKSWKDLMSRF, encoded by the coding sequence ATGAAAAAAATGTTTTTAGTATCATTTTTTCTTATCCCTTTATTATCTTTATTTGTAACTGCATCAAAAAATTTTCATATTTCTCCTGCACAACTTACCCAAATAGAAAAAAAATATGGTCAAAGTGCTAAACAAAGAGTTGAACAATGGGATTTAATGATAGAATCCTCAAAAAATGAATCAACATTAAATAAATTGAAAAATGTAAATGATTTTTTCAATAAAATCCCATATAAAACAGATTTAGCTCATTGGAAACAAAAAGATTATTGGGCAACTCCTATAGAATTTATGGGAACAGGTGCAGGAGATTGTGAAGATTATGCTATTGCGAAATATTTTTCACTGATAAAACTAGGAATCCCCGAAGATAAACTAAGAATTACCTATGTTACATATAGAAAATTAAATAGTAAATATGAAGAGGCTCATATGGTTTTAACTTATTATCATAAAGTTGGTGCTGAACCTATTGTTTTAGATAATATAAACAAAAGTTTACAACCTGCTTCAAAAAGACCTGATTTAAAACCTGTTTACAGTTTTAATGCTTCAGGTTTATGGCAAGCAAAAACAAAAGGTGAATCAAGAGTAGGAAACAATAATCTTAAATCTTGGAAAGATTTAATGAGTAGATTTTAA
- a CDS encoding MFS transporter, with product MIKSVLPLSLIIALRFFGLFLVLPVISVYAINLEGATPTLVGIVIGGYALTQMLFQIPFGVISDKFSRKGTIVFGLVIFAIGSLICAVSTDIYTLIFGRFLQGAGSIGAVVTAMISDLVKEEQRPKAMALMGSSIALAFAISMIAGPTMGAAFGVETLFYITLALALLSIFVLIKKVPNPPHITHTYNKKADLGEILGNPNLIKMNITNFLQKGLMTFAFMIIPITLINNFKWEMNDLWQVYLPAMILGILAMGPAAVLAEKKGKFKEILFIGIVFFTISYLVIGFSPNATIFIIGVVIFFVGFNMHEPIMQSLATKFAKVHQRGLVLGIFTSAGYIGTFLGGIIGGLVYQNSSMETLSIVIAIVCVLWAILIFKMPNPAKKKFVYLSLNEYHLENSSRLNHDAIDEWYINNTENIIAIKYDNQKINEEEIKNLLK from the coding sequence ATGATTAAATCAGTTTTGCCTCTTAGCTTGATTATCGCGCTAAGATTTTTCGGTCTATTTTTAGTTTTACCAGTAATATCAGTATATGCTATAAATTTAGAAGGTGCAACTCCAACTTTAGTTGGTATTGTAATAGGTGGGTACGCCCTAACTCAAATGCTTTTTCAGATTCCATTTGGAGTAATAAGTGATAAATTTAGTAGAAAAGGGACTATTGTTTTTGGACTAGTTATTTTTGCAATTGGTTCTTTAATTTGTGCTGTTTCTACTGATATTTATACTTTAATATTTGGAAGATTTTTACAAGGTGCTGGTTCTATTGGTGCTGTTGTAACGGCTATGATAAGTGATTTAGTAAAAGAAGAACAAAGACCAAAAGCAATGGCATTAATGGGTTCTTCTATTGCTTTAGCTTTTGCTATTTCTATGATAGCAGGTCCTACAATGGGTGCTGCTTTTGGTGTTGAAACTCTATTTTATATAACTCTAGCTTTAGCTCTTTTATCAATTTTCGTGTTAATTAAAAAAGTTCCAAATCCACCTCATATAACACATACATATAATAAAAAAGCAGATTTAGGTGAAATATTAGGAAATCCAAATCTTATAAAAATGAACATTACAAACTTTTTACAAAAAGGTTTAATGACATTTGCTTTTATGATTATTCCTATAACTTTGATAAACAATTTTAAATGGGAAATGAATGATTTATGGCAAGTTTACCTTCCTGCTATGATTTTGGGAATTCTTGCTATGGGACCTGCTGCTGTATTAGCTGAAAAAAAAGGTAAATTCAAAGAGATTCTATTTATAGGAATTGTATTTTTTACAATCTCATATTTAGTTATTGGATTTAGTCCAAATGCTACCATTTTCATTATTGGTGTTGTGATATTTTTTGTTGGATTCAACATGCACGAACCAATTATGCAATCTTTAGCAACAAAATTTGCAAAAGTTCATCAAAGAGGATTAGTTTTAGGAATTTTCACCTCTGCTGGATACATAGGAACATTTTTAGGTGGAATAATTGGTGGTCTTGTATATCAAAATAGTTCTATGGAAACTTTAAGTATTGTAATTGCAATAGTTTGTGTTTTATGGGCTATTTTAATTTTTAAAATGCCAAATCCTGCAAAGAAAAAGTTTGTTTATTTATCATTAAATGAATATCATTTAGAGAATAGTTCAAGATTAAATCATGATGCAATTGATGAGTGGTATATTAATAACACAGAAAATATTATTGCTATAAAATATGATAATCAAAAAATAAATGAAGAAGAGATAAAAAATCTCTTAAAATAA